The window ACCGGGCGCTGGCGGTCGCGGCCGGCGGGGCGCCTCCGGACGATCCCGGCGCCCCCGAAGGGGAAGAGCAGAGCGGCGAGCCGACCCCCGTCGAGGACCTGGGGCCCGTCGTTCCCCTGTTCGTCTTCGACGACGCCGTCCTCGAACACGCCGGCGACGCCCGCGTGCGGTATCTGCTCGACGCGCTCGCGGAACTGCGCGCGTGGTACCGCGAGCGCGGCTCGGACCTCGTCGTCGCCCGCGGCGATCCCGTCGAGGTCCTCCCGGAACTGGCCGCCGAGTACGACGCCGAGCGGGTCGTCTGGAACCGGGATTACTCGGGACTCGCCCGCGAGCGCGACGCCGGGGTGCGCCGGGCACTCGACGAGGTCGACGTCGACCGGGCGTCGTTCCACGACGCGATCTTCCACGAACCCGGGTCGATCACGACCAACGACGGCGAGCACTACTCGGTGTACACGTACTTCTGGAAGAAGTGGCGGGACAGAGAGAAGCCCGACCCGCTTCCGGCGCCCGACGCCGACGCGCTCGCTGCCGTCGACGGCGGCGATCTGCCGAGCATCACGGGACTGGGGTTCGAGGAACCCGAAGCCGATGTGCAGAGGGCTGGAACCGACGCGGCCCGCGACCGGCTCGAAACGTTCTGCGCGGACGGGATCTACCGTTACGACGAGGACCGGGACTATCCGACCCGCGACGGCGTCTCCCGCCTCTCGACGGACCTGAAGTTCGGCACGATCGGGATTCGTGAGGTGTACGCGGCGACCGCCGACGCGAGAGAGCGCGCCGCGGCCGAGGAGGCCGAGTCGGTCGAGGAGTTCCAGTCGCAACTCGCCTGGCGGGAGTTCTACACGCACGTGCTCTTTTTCAATCCGGGGGTCGTCTCAGAGAACTTCCGGGAGTACGAGAACGACATCGAGTGGCGGAACGACCCCGACGAGTTGGACGCGTGGAAACGCGGCGAAACCGGCTATCCGATCGTCGACGCGGGGATGCGGCAGCTGAAAGCGGAGGCGTACATACACAACCGCGTCCGGATGATCGTCGCCTCGTTTCTCACGAAGGACCTCCGGGTCGACTGGCGGGAGGGCTACGACCACTTCAGGGAGTTCCTGGCCGATCACGACACCGCCAACGACAACGGCGGCTGGCAGTGGGCGGCCTCGACGGGGACGGACGCCCAACCGTACTTCCGCATCTTCAACCCGATGACCCAGGGCGAGCGCTACGACCCCGACGCCGAGTACATCAAAAAGTACGTGCCGGAACTCCGCGACGTCGACCCCGAACTCATCCACGGGTGGCACGAACTGTCGCCGACGCAGCGCGCGCGAACGGCCGGGGACTACCCCGAACCGATCGTCGATCACGGCGAGCGGCGGGAGGCTGCGCTCGCGATGTTCGAGGCCGCCCGAGGGGAGGAGTGACGGCGATCGGGACAGTCGCGGTCCTCACAAAAGGTGCGGTAACCACCCACGGTTTCGCGCCCGGTCGAACGTACCGTGTTACCACACCTCTCTTAACGTTTAACAGGAATCCGACCGTGTAGTGGAATGGAGGTTCAACATATGAGCTACGAACTCGATCCCCTTCCGTACGACTACGACGCCCTCGAACCGCACATCTCCGAACAGGTCCTCACGTGGCATCACGACACGCACCACCAGGGCTACGTGAACGGCTGGAACGCGGCCGAGGAGACGCTCGAAGAGAACCGCGAGGCGGGCGACTTCTCCTCTTCGGCCGGCGCGATCCGGAACGTGACCCACAACGGTAGCGGTCACATCCTCCACGACCTCTTCTGGAACTCGATGTCGCCGGAGGGCGGCGACGAGCCGACCGGCGCGCTCGCGGACCGAATCGAGGAGGACTTCGGCTCCTACGAGGCCTGGAAGGGCGAGTTCGAGGCCGCGGCGTCCGCCGCAGGCGGCTGGGCGCTCCTCGTCTACGACTCGTTCTCGAACCAGCTGCGCAACGTGGTCGTCGACAAGCACGACCAGGGCGCGCTCTGGGGCAGCCACCCGGTGCTCGCGCTGGACGTCTGGGAGCACTCCTACTACCACGACTACGGTCCGGCCCGCGGCGACTTCGTCGAGAACTTCTTCGAGGTCGTCGACTGGGAGGAGCCCAGCGCCCGCTACGAGCAGGCTGTCGAACTCTTCGAGTAAGCGACGGTACGCGGCGACGCGCGTCGTACACCCCGGATTTTTTTGACGGTCGCACCCCGGAGCCGTGGCTGAAATCTGGATGTGAGTCTTGGGTATGCTTATGCCCCCCGGCGGACAGGAGAGGGGTATGGCCCTCCAACTCGGCCGGACGTTCAGCGACGGCATCAGACGGGTTCTCACCCGAACCGGCGGCGCGCTGTTCGCGGCGCTGCTCGCCATCCAGTTCCTCGTTCAGACCTCGATCAACACGGCGGTGCTCGGGTTCGTCCCGCCCGAAGCCTCGGAGCAACTGCAGGGGATGCTCGGGCTGACGCTCCCCGTCTCGGGGACGGTCGGCGCGCTCCTCTTTCTGCTCGCGTTCGTCCTTTCCTCTAT is drawn from Halobellus limi and contains these coding sequences:
- a CDS encoding cryptochrome/photolyase family protein produces the protein MQIHWHRRDLRPADNRALAVAAGGAPPDDPGAPEGEEQSGEPTPVEDLGPVVPLFVFDDAVLEHAGDARVRYLLDALAELRAWYRERGSDLVVARGDPVEVLPELAAEYDAERVVWNRDYSGLARERDAGVRRALDEVDVDRASFHDAIFHEPGSITTNDGEHYSVYTYFWKKWRDREKPDPLPAPDADALAAVDGGDLPSITGLGFEEPEADVQRAGTDAARDRLETFCADGIYRYDEDRDYPTRDGVSRLSTDLKFGTIGIREVYAATADARERAAAEEAESVEEFQSQLAWREFYTHVLFFNPGVVSENFREYENDIEWRNDPDELDAWKRGETGYPIVDAGMRQLKAEAYIHNRVRMIVASFLTKDLRVDWREGYDHFREFLADHDTANDNGGWQWAASTGTDAQPYFRIFNPMTQGERYDPDAEYIKKYVPELRDVDPELIHGWHELSPTQRARTAGDYPEPIVDHGERREAALAMFEAARGEE
- the sod gene encoding superoxide dismutase, producing MSYELDPLPYDYDALEPHISEQVLTWHHDTHHQGYVNGWNAAEETLEENREAGDFSSSAGAIRNVTHNGSGHILHDLFWNSMSPEGGDEPTGALADRIEEDFGSYEAWKGEFEAAASAAGGWALLVYDSFSNQLRNVVVDKHDQGALWGSHPVLALDVWEHSYYHDYGPARGDFVENFFEVVDWEEPSARYEQAVELFE